The following proteins are encoded in a genomic region of Corylus avellana chromosome ca4, CavTom2PMs-1.0:
- the LOC132179522 gene encoding uncharacterized protein LOC132179522: protein MPFPMKIQPIDIDSQELRDPAVRADAAKPVLKSRLKRLFDRQFPSVLKISSAEKPSGGEAAQYGNKDGGAEFEPSSVCLAKMVQSFIEQESNEKQSSAAAKCGRNRCNCFNGNNNDSSDDEFDMFSGFAGDSVTSGSFGGDAFDILKSLTPCGSVAERNLLADAAKIVEKNNKIHKRKDDLREIVTDSLSSLGYDCSICKSKWDKSPFYPAGEYEYIDVIVEGDRLLIDIDFRSEFEIARSTGTYKAILQSLPYIFVGKPDRLGQIVSILSEAAKQSLKKKGMHFPPWRKAEYMRAKWLSTYTRTTRSDTVSVTVNENENEKDEDKSLVTADSDCGELELIFGEETAPSVDILRWSSSPSKNSDEEVKEVRPTWQPPAVKPKSVERGARVVTGLASLLKEKP, encoded by the exons ATGCCTTTTCCGATGAAGATCCAACCGATTGATATTGATTCTCAAGAACTGAGGGATCCAGCGGTTCGGGCCGATGCCGCCAAACCGGTTCTGAAATCGCGGCTCAAGAGACTCTTCGACCGGCAGTTTCCTAGCGTCCTCAAAATCTCGTCGGCAGAGAAGCCGAGCGGTGGCGAGGCGGCACAGTACGGAAACAAAGATGGAGGGGCAGAGTTCGAGCCGAGCTCGGTTTGCTTGGCGAAGATGGTGCAGAGCTTCATCGAGCAGGAGAGCAACGAGAAGCAGTCCTCGGCGGCGGCCAAGTGCGGCCGGAACCGCTGCAATTGTTTTAACGGCAACAACAATGACAGCTCCGACGACGAGTTCGACATGTTCTCTGGTTTCGCCGGCGATTCGGTCACCTCCGGGTCGTTCGGCGGCGATGCCTTCGATATActaaag AGCTTAACTCCTTGCGGGAGTGTTGCGGAGAGAAACCTCTTGGCAGACGCGGCAAAGATCGTCGAGAAGAACAACAAAATCCACAAACGAAAGGACGATCTGAGAGAAATCGTCACCGATTCTCTCTCATCCCTCGGCTACGATTGCTCAATTTGCAAATCCAAATGGGATAAATCCCCCTTTTACCCAGccg GGGAATACGAGTACATAGATGTGATTGTGGAGGGAGATAGATTGTTGATCGACATCGATTTCCGATCGGAGTTCGAGATAGCTCGGTCGACCGGGACCTACAAGGCGATCCTGCAATCTCTGCCGTACATTTTCGTGGGGAAACCTGATCGTCTGGGGCAGATCGTCTCGATCTTGTCGGAGGCAGCGAAGCAGAGCCTGAAGAAGAAGGGGATGCACTTTCCGCCCTGGAGGAAGGCGGAGTACATGCGGGCCAAGTGGCTCTCTACCTACACCAGAACCACCCGAAGCGACACCGTTTCGGTGACCGTAAACGAGAACGAGAACGAGAAGGACGAGGATAAATCTTTGGTCACCGCGGACAGTGATTGCGGTGAGCTGGAGCTGATCTTCGGTGAGGAAACGGCGCCGTCTGTTGACATTTTGCGGTGGTCGTCGTCGCCGTCGAAAAATTCCGACGAGGAAGTGAAGGAGGTAAGGCCGACGTGGCAGCCACCGGCGGTCAAACCGAAGAGCGTTGAGAGAGGAGCAAGGGTTGTCACCGGCTTAGCTTCTCTTCTCAAAGAGAAACcttaa
- the LOC132180071 gene encoding pyruvate kinase isozyme A, chloroplastic-like, producing the protein MIWMLDYSIVGFFFSVQKLCVCVFFFFLLCSSFLYVQDWLDIDFGIQEGVDFIAISFVKSAEVINHLKSYIAARARDSDISVIAKIESIDSLKNLEEIIRASDGAMVARGDLGAQIPLEQVPSAQQKIVQLCRQLNKPVIVASQLLESMIEYPTPTRAEVADVSEAVRQRADALMLSGESAMGQFPEKALTVLRSVSLRIERWWREEKRHEAMELRDIGSSFSDNISEEICSSAAKMANNLEVDALFVYTKTGHMASLLSRCRPDCPIFAFTTTTSVRRRLNLQWGLIPFRLSFSDDMESNLNKTFALLKARNLIKSGDLVIAVSDMLQSIQVMNVP; encoded by the exons atgatttggATGCTGGATTACAGTATTGTAGGATTCTTTTTCTCAGTGCAaaaattgtgtgtgtgtgtttttttttttttcctcttatgcTCTAGCTTTTTATATGTTCAGGATTGGTTGGATATCGATTTTGGGATTCAAGAGGGCGTCGATTTTATTGCCATATCATTTGTCAAGTCTGCTGAAGTGATTAATCAtcttaaaagctatattgcaGCACGAGCTCGTGATAG TGATATTTCTGTCATTGCAAAGATAGAGAGTATTGACTCATTGAAGAACTTGGAAGAGATCATTCGAGCATCAGATGGAGCTATGGTAGCAAGAGGAGATCTGGGTGCTCAGATACCATTGGAACAGGTCCCCTCTGCGCAGCAAAAGATTGTTCAACTCTGCAGGCAGCTAAATAAGCCAGTCATTGTCGCCTCTCAGCTACTTGAATCCATGATTGAATACCCTACACCCACCAGAGCTGAAGTGGCTGATGTTTCTGAAGCAGTTAGGCAGCGAGCAGATGCTTTGATGCTATCTGGTGAGTCAGCCATGGGCCAGTTCCCGGAGAAGGCATTGACTGTTCTGAGAAGTGTCAGTCTGAGAATTGAGAGGTGGTGGAGGGAGGAGAAACGCCATGAAGCTATGGAACTCCGTGACATTGGATCTTCCTTTTCCGACAATATTTCAGAAGAGATTTGTAGTTCTGCTGCCAAGATGG CTAATAATTTGGAGGTGGATGCACTTTTTGTCTACACAAAGACAGGGCACATGGCATCTCTCCTCTCACGTTGCCGACCCGACTGCCCGATCTTTGCTTTTACTACCACCACATCTGTGCGGAGGCGTCTGAACCTACAGTGGGGCCTGATACCTTTTCGCCTGAGCTTCTCGGATGATATGGAAAGCAACCTTAATAAAACATTCGCATTGCTCAAGGCCagaaatttaattaaatcagGTGACCTTGTCATTGCTGTCTCAGACATGTTACAGTCTATTCAAGTTATGAATGTTCCTTGA